One window of Papaver somniferum cultivar HN1 chromosome 9, ASM357369v1, whole genome shotgun sequence genomic DNA carries:
- the LOC113312104 gene encoding heat shock 70 kDa protein-like: MEEIGSSSSMESKKNVRVIGIDLGTTYSRVGFWIGEELRIRKIPSCITFAENGEPVVGNEALAGVDENPSNTILDVKLLDVKRLIGVKFSDNDTQLDILRSSIEVIEDPVSKNDEPNIIVGSPDGWMRFSAEELLCMILKKLKQIGEEGLGLDNGDVVVKAVISVPSCYNNAQRLATKRAATMAGFEDSRLINETTATALAYGWLKKMKSRQDQQQHGVEARIPQEDEENVLIFDLGGGTLSVAVVNIKDGWNTYNVESVAGDTHLGGKDFTDELSLYCSDKFEEIQTLLGARSKSRLRFACEDAKRILDYPHAKQTVVSVDSYYVLSSNFTNRKIAIPLSVTVTKDEFAEKCQELFDKCEESVDQCVQISGICRFHEIILVGGSTRISRIREMLREFCRHAQGFCEILEPDAAVVQGAAIQAAIWSGEALSNPLLNGISITDVAPLTLSTKTAQYVILSGEASNNSLIAAWNNLPMVGFSTRKVTNLCRSTLKLPNFIPRNTKIPTVRRHPFTPARDTRRFSAGVYEGEDSKMKNNNLIGHFIFDGIQATEMGLPSITVSFAVDRDGILNVSASQVAEDGSRIRQLARQVINRSLTPDELNQFGRDMENPEPEEIKRKKLEAKMKVWLFVNKHMLIQLLPVLSPSQAKILKEAIEDAQAWLKNSELPEVRASELKLDELQATCFLILRRRRGSN; encoded by the coding sequence ATGGAGGAAATTGGAAGTAGTTCATCAATGGAGTCCAAGAAGAACGTGAGGGTAATTGGCATCGACTTAGGTACAACATATAGTAGAGTAGGATTTTGGATCGGAGAAGAATTAAGAATCAGAAAGATTCCATCTTGCATCACATTCGCTGAAAATGGAGAACCCGTAGTTGGTAATGAAGCATTGGCTGGAGTTGACGAGAATCCATCAAACACAATTCTTGATGTTAAGCTTCTTGATGTCAAGCGTCTAATTGGGGTAAAATTCTCAGATAATGATACTCAACTAGACATACTTAGGAGCTCAATTGAAGTAATTGAAGATCCAGTAAGCAAGAATGATGAACCAAATATCATTGTTGGATCTCCTGATGGCTGGATGAGATTCTCCGCTGAAGAGCTTTTGTGTATGATTTTAAAGAAATTGAAACAAATTGGAGAAGAAGGTTTAGGTCTTGATAATGGAGATGTAGTTGTTAAAGCTGTGATCAGTGTTCCGTCTTGTTATAATAATGCTCAGAGATTAGCAACTAAACGAGCAGCAACAATGGCTGGCTTTGAGGATTCACGTCTTATTAATGAAACTACAGCAACTGCACTTGCTTATGGATGGCTTAAGAAGATGAAATCAAGACAAGACCAACAGCAGCATGGTGTTGAAGCAAGAATCcctcaagaagatgaagagaatGTGTTGATATTTGATCTTGGAGGAGGAACATTGAGTGTTGCGGTTGTCAATATTAAAGATGGATGGAATACGTATAACGTGGAATCTGTAGCAGGTGATACTCATCTTGGTGGTAAAGATTTCACTGATGAATTATCTTTATACTGTTCTGATAAGTTCGAAGAGATACAGACTTTATTAGGTGCAAGATCTAAGAGCAGATTAAGGTTTGCATGTGAAGATGCTAAGAGAATTCTAGATTATCCTCATGCTAAACAAACAGTAGTCTCTGTCGATTCTTATTACGTTCTTTCGTCGAATTTCACAAACAGAAAAATAGCAATTCCATTGAGTGTTACTGTAACCAAAGATGAGTTTGCTGAGAAATGCCAGGAATTGTTTGATAAATGTGAGGAATCAGTTGACCAGTGTGTTCAAATTTCAGGGATTTGTAGATTTCATGAAATCATTCTTGTCGGTGGAAGTACTAGAATTTCTAGAATTCGAGAAATGCTAAGAGAATTTTGTAGACATGCACAAGGGTTTTGTGAGATTTTGGAGCCAGATGCGGCTGTTGTTCAAGGAGCAGCAATTCAAGCAGCAATTTGGAGTGGGGAAGCATTGAGTAATCCGCTGCTGAATGGCATTTCAATTACAGATGTTGCGCCGCTAACTTTAAGTACTAAAACAGCTCAATATGTAATTTTGAGTGGCGAGGCATCGAACAACTCTTTGATTGCTGCATGGAATAATCTTCCAATGGTTGGCTTTTCAACTCGAAAAGTTACGAATCTATGTCGGAGTACTTTAAAATTGCCTAACTTTATTCCGAGGAACACAAAGATCCCAACTGTAAGAAGACATCCTTTCACACCTGCAAGGGATACCAGAAGATtctctgctggagtttatgaagGTGAAGATTCCAAAATGAAGAACAACAATCTTATCGGCCATTTCATCTTTGATGGAATTCAAGCAACTGAAATGGGATTACCAAGCATTACAGTAAGTTTTGCTGTTGATCGTGATGGGATTTTAAATGTATCTGCTTCTCAGGTTGCTGAAGATGGAAGTCGTATACGACAATTGGCTAGGCAGGTGATTAACAGAAGTCTAACGCCTGACGAGCTCAATCAATTTGGAAGAGATATGGAGAATCCAGAACCGGAGGAAAttaagagaaagaagctagagGCAAAAATGAAGGTATGGCTTTTTGTTAATAAACATATGCTAATACAGCTACTGCCGGTTCTCAGTCCTAGTCAGGCGAAAATTCTAAAGGAGGCAATAGAAGATGCACAGGCATGGTTGAAGAATAGTGAACTGCCAGAAGTAAGAGCTTCTGAGCTTAAATTGGATGAACTGCAGGcgacttgttttctgattttacgTCGGAGAAGAGGCTCCAACTAA